GTACCATCGTGCAGCTGTTGGAGGTCGTGTTTCAGCTCGTCTATTGTAGCTTCAGTGAGGTCACGCTCTCTGGCGATTATCATGAGGGGATAGAGCCATGAGATGAGCGTACTGGGTTTACGAGTACCCTCACCTTGTGGAGTTGATACTAGTATGTTGTCATTATCGTAGGCATTAAGAAGCTCCGTAACTCTATCATAGGTATCTTGACCGATCTCACCATCTTCAACGTATCCGTTAACTGTTTCTATCCGGCGTTCATACTTATCGCGTGGGGTGGTCATATTGGTCTTGACCCACCCCGCTCTCTGGATGGGAAGTATATAAAGGCAGGGTCGTAATTGACAACGGTCATGAATGTATTCGACACGAACAAGCAGAGCGGGATCGCGGATTTCATGTAGGCATCGGGCCGGGAAGCGCTAGTCGCAGTAGTGTCCGGCATCATACGCCAGGTGGGTTTGGGGCGGAGCGGAGTCCGAGAGACGGTGGGGCATACCGCGCAAGAAACGGAACGTATGGGGGCGAGCGAATCAAAAAGGCTACCGAGCGTATGGGGGCGAGCGAATCGGTTGGGGGGCGAGCGAATCGGTTGAGAGGCGAGCGATGGGGTTTTTGTCGGCGGGAGACACAGAGAGCGGTAGATGGAGTTCGAGGAGTTGGCGTCGATTCCCGGCGTGGGGGCGAAGACGGTCGAGCGGTTGGCCGAACTCGACGACCCGGCCGAGGCGGTCTCGGAGGGCGACGTCTCGCGGATCGCGCGTGCGCCGGGGATCTCCGAGGGGCGGGCCGCCAGGATCGCCCGGGCGGCGATCCGGCGGCGCCACGGCGACTCGGGGGCGTTTCTCGCGACCGATCGCGCCGAGGAGCTCTATGAGTCTGTCCTCGGACTGTTACAGGAGCGGGCGGTCACGGCGCACGGGCGAAAGCGGCTCGAAACGCTGTACCCGAGCGCGTCGGCCGCCCGGATCGAGGAGGTCCGGTCGTTCGCGAAGGGAGCCGTCGAGCGGGAACCGACTCCGGAGCTCTTGGAGGCACTTTCGGGAGTCGAACCGCTCGAATCGCCGGGCGGGATCCGCGTCAGGGACCGGTGTCTGGCGACGAGCGACGCCGAGACGTACGCCGAGGCGACCGACGCGATACCGGAACTGAGTGTCGAGTTGGTCGACGACGCCCGGGACGTCTCGGACCTCGCCCGCGGGTACTCGACGGTCGTGGTGTTGGACGAGGCCTTCGCCGGGATCGAACTCGAGGGGGATGCCGACGTGCGTGTCGAGCCGGACGCGCTCTCTGAGCCAGCGGCCGTCGTGCCCGAGCGAACGATTTCGTTTTTCGCCCGAAACAGGGGACGGTTGCTCGCGGCGGCGGCGGTTCACGAGGCGGCGTCGAAGCTCGACATCGGTACGTCGATCGACATCGATGCACTCGAGCGCGCACTGGAGCGGCTGACCGAGGACGGCAGTGTCGACGACGACGATCGGTTGCGCGCGCTCGAAACCGCGATCGACGATCTGGATGCCGCGGTTTCGATGGCGGAGGGCGTCGCCAACGATCGTCTCCGGGCGGCGATCGAGGAGCGGGACGTGACGATCGAGGGGGCGGATCTACTCTCGCTCGTCGAGCGCGGGGCGGGGGTGGATTCGCTTCTGGAGCGCGAACTCTCCGAGGAGTTCGCCGAGGCGATCGAGGCGGCCCGCGAACGGCTCGTCGACGCGGTCGGGGTCGACGACTACGAGTCGCTGGCGCGCGGGGCGTTCCCCGAGGAGCCGACGTTTCCGGTCGAACACGACGGGCGGGTGATCGACCGGCTCAGAGAGGAGTTGAGCGCCGACCGCGACCGGCGGGCGACCCGTCTGAAGCGCGAGGTGGCCGAGGAGTTGAGAGGAATGCGCGGACCGGCGAAGGCGCTCGTCGACGCCGCTTTGGAACTCGACGTCGA
The genomic region above belongs to Natronomonas moolapensis 8.8.11 and contains:
- a CDS encoding helix-hairpin-helix domain-containing protein → MEFEELASIPGVGAKTVERLAELDDPAEAVSEGDVSRIARAPGISEGRAARIARAAIRRRHGDSGAFLATDRAEELYESVLGLLQERAVTAHGRKRLETLYPSASAARIEEVRSFAKGAVEREPTPELLEALSGVEPLESPGGIRVRDRCLATSDAETYAEATDAIPELSVELVDDARDVSDLARGYSTVVVLDEAFAGIELEGDADVRVEPDALSEPAAVVPERTISFFARNRGRLLAAAAVHEAASKLDIGTSIDIDALERALERLTEDGSVDDDDRLRALETAIDDLDAAVSMAEGVANDRLRAAIEERDVTIEGADLLSLVERGAGVDSLLERELSEEFAEAIEAARERLVDAVGVDDYESLARGAFPEEPTFPVEHDGRVIDRLREELSADRDRRATRLKREVAEELRGMRGPAKALVDAALELDVELAVSRFSRDFDCTFPVFGGSGIEIEGGRSPLLDVAFEDVEPVDYGIEGVSLLSGVNSGGKTSTLDLVGTVAIVAQMGLPVPAEGVRTRRFEALHYQAKTQGTLDAGAFESTLREFGSLVEGAEGRLVLVDELESITEPGASAVIIAGILEALAEEDSTAVFVSHLAGEILDATDADANVSVDGIEAVGLIDGELCVNRSPIKGHLARSTPELIVEKLADEGDDSENEGSQTGFYSSLLGKFEGNSD